In a genomic window of Cytobacillus sp. FSL H8-0458:
- a CDS encoding catalase, protein MKQDPQNKGVNEHSKDRQLEEFRVDNSGQKLTTNQGVKVSEDEHSLKAGSRGPTLMEDFHFREKMTHFDHERIPERVVHARGFGAHGFFQVYEPMAEYTRAKFLQNPSVKTPVFVRFSTVAGSRGSADSVRDARGFATKFYTEEGNYDLVGNNIPVFFIQDAIKFPDLVHSFKPEPHNEMPQASTAHDTFWDFAANNTETAHMIMWTMSDRAIPRSYRMMEGFGVHTFRFVNEQGRARFVKFHWKPVLGTHSLVFDEAQKLAGKDPDFHRRDLWEAIEMGDYPEFELGVQMIDEEDEFSFDFDILDATKLWPEEMVPVKIIGKMTLNRNQDNVFAETEQVAFHPGHVVPGIDFSNDPLLQGRLFSYTDTQLIRLGGPNFHEIPINRPVCPFHNNQYDGYHRMTINKGPVAYHKNSMQKNDPSPATAEEGGYVHYQEKVEGRKVRQRSDSFKDHYSQAKLFWNSMSEVEKEHIIEAFRFEVGKVQNKDIKQQVVDMFSNVDLYLAEQIALGVGVKVPDAAAESKVTLSSPALSQMNTARSAMTRKVAILADNGFNYTEVSSVMEALKAAGIMPEIVSKNLGMIKGDGGELEVMKTFLTSHSVMYDTIYIAGGKESAEALKKVPQAKEFVSEAYKHFKTIAFGGEGAELLPSEALNMLGQSQTLSDMGIVEIKSGDPSSSENLINTIAMHRHWGRAI, encoded by the coding sequence TTGAAACAGGATCCGCAAAACAAAGGTGTAAATGAGCATAGTAAAGACAGGCAGCTCGAGGAATTCCGCGTGGATAACTCGGGCCAGAAGCTGACGACGAATCAGGGTGTAAAGGTTTCGGAGGATGAGCATTCGCTGAAAGCCGGTTCCCGCGGACCGACCTTGATGGAGGACTTTCACTTTCGGGAAAAAATGACGCACTTTGATCATGAACGCATCCCTGAACGGGTTGTTCATGCCCGCGGTTTTGGCGCACATGGCTTCTTCCAGGTGTATGAACCCATGGCAGAATATACCCGTGCAAAGTTTCTGCAGAACCCATCCGTCAAAACCCCGGTCTTTGTCCGGTTCTCGACAGTTGCCGGCTCCCGCGGCTCGGCAGACTCTGTACGTGATGCCCGCGGCTTTGCCACCAAGTTTTATACGGAAGAGGGCAATTATGATTTAGTCGGCAATAATATTCCCGTGTTTTTCATTCAGGATGCCATCAAATTCCCGGATCTTGTCCACTCATTCAAGCCGGAGCCGCATAACGAAATGCCGCAGGCTTCAACTGCCCATGACACGTTCTGGGATTTTGCCGCCAACAATACGGAAACTGCCCATATGATCATGTGGACGATGTCAGACCGTGCGATCCCGCGCAGCTATCGCATGATGGAAGGCTTCGGTGTTCACACATTCCGGTTTGTGAACGAGCAGGGCAGGGCGCGTTTTGTGAAATTCCACTGGAAGCCGGTTCTGGGCACTCATTCACTTGTTTTTGACGAAGCCCAAAAGCTTGCCGGAAAGGATCCGGATTTCCACCGCCGTGATCTTTGGGAAGCGATCGAAATGGGAGATTACCCTGAATTTGAGCTGGGTGTCCAGATGATTGATGAAGAAGATGAATTCTCCTTTGATTTTGATATTCTGGATGCGACGAAGCTGTGGCCGGAGGAAATGGTCCCGGTTAAGATCATTGGAAAAATGACACTGAACCGCAACCAGGATAACGTATTTGCTGAAACGGAACAAGTCGCGTTCCACCCTGGGCATGTGGTGCCGGGCATTGATTTTTCAAATGATCCATTGCTGCAGGGCCGCCTGTTTTCCTATACAGACACCCAGCTGATCCGCCTTGGCGGTCCAAACTTCCATGAAATCCCGATCAACCGTCCGGTATGTCCCTTCCATAATAATCAGTATGACGGCTATCATCGCATGACGATCAACAAAGGGCCGGTTGCTTATCATAAAAACTCGATGCAGAAAAATGATCCAAGCCCTGCCACAGCAGAAGAAGGCGGTTATGTTCATTATCAGGAAAAGGTTGAAGGACGAAAGGTACGCCAGCGCAGCGACAGCTTCAAAGACCACTACAGCCAGGCAAAATTGTTCTGGAACAGCATGTCAGAAGTGGAAAAGGAGCATATTATCGAAGCCTTCCGTTTTGAAGTTGGCAAGGTGCAGAACAAGGATATAAAGCAGCAGGTAGTAGATATGTTCAGTAATGTTGACCTTTACCTGGCCGAACAAATTGCCCTTGGAGTCGGCGTGAAGGTGCCGGATGCGGCGGCAGAATCCAAAGTCACGCTTTCTTCTCCTGCATTAAGCCAAATGAATACAGCCAGATCAGCTATGACCCGGAAAGTCGCCATTCTTGCTGATAATGGGTTCAACTATACCGAAGTCAGCAGCGTAATGGAAGCCTTGAAAGCGGCTGGGATCATGCCGGAGATTGTCAGCAAAAACCTGGGCATGATTAAAGGTGACGGCGGAGAGCTGGAAGTCATGAAAACCTTTCTGACCTCCCATTCCGTTATGTATGATACCATCTATATCGCCGGCGGGAAAGAAAGTGCAGAAGCGCTGAAAAAGGTGCCGCAGGCCAAGGAATTCGTCAGTGAAGCCTACAAGCATTTTAAAACGATTGCGTTTGGCGGCGAGGGAGCGGAATTGCTGCCGTCAGAAGCCTTAAACATGCTGGGGCAATCACAAACACTCTCTGATATGGGTATCGTAGAAATCAAAAGCGGCGATCCATCCTCCAGTGAAAATTTAATCAATACCATAGCCATGCACCGTCATTGGGGACGTGCCATATAA
- a CDS encoding glycine betaine uptake BCCT transporter, producing the protein MKKSLMVFYISVGILLLLVLFGVFVPDSLESVTANVQTFITDKFGWYYLILVSFIVIVCLYFLISPLGRIKLGKQDDKPEFSRPTWFAMLFSAGMGIGLVFWGSAEPIYHYAVGSPTGGAVGTDEAIKNAMRYTYFHWGIHAWAIYGIVALVLAYFNFRHGEPGLISATLKPILGDRTQGVTGKVIDILSVVATVIGVATTLGFGAVQINGGLSYLYGLPVNFTVQFVIVAIVTVLFILSALSGLGKGIKILSNANMLLAAALFLLTFFLGPSLFILNLFTNTLGSYLQYLPGMSLRIAPLNPEVREWINGWTIFYWAWWIAWAPFVGIFIARVSKGRTIREFVFGVLLIPSLIGFIWFSTFGGTAIMQEHQGTAKISELATEEALFGVFSNLPMGTVLSIIAILLICTFFITSADSGTYVLGMMTTNGSHHPGNKIKLVWGVLLAAISLVLLYSGGLQALQNTMIAAALPFSVIMALMTFSLIKALQKEAKELGIGRIPKKKV; encoded by the coding sequence GTGAAGAAAAGCTTAATGGTTTTCTATATATCGGTCGGCATTTTATTATTGCTTGTTTTATTCGGTGTTTTTGTCCCGGATTCACTGGAGAGTGTGACAGCAAATGTACAGACCTTCATCACCGATAAATTCGGGTGGTATTATTTGATTCTTGTTTCGTTTATTGTCATTGTCTGTTTATATTTTTTAATCAGCCCTTTAGGAAGAATCAAGCTTGGGAAGCAGGATGATAAACCGGAATTTTCCCGCCCTACCTGGTTTGCGATGCTGTTCAGCGCGGGGATGGGAATCGGGCTGGTTTTCTGGGGTTCAGCAGAACCGATTTATCACTATGCAGTGGGGTCTCCTACCGGCGGAGCAGTAGGGACGGATGAGGCGATTAAGAATGCGATGAGATATACGTACTTCCATTGGGGAATCCATGCCTGGGCGATTTATGGCATTGTCGCGCTTGTGCTGGCTTATTTTAATTTCCGCCATGGGGAGCCCGGTTTAATCAGTGCCACCCTAAAGCCCATATTGGGGGATCGTACACAGGGGGTTACAGGAAAAGTAATTGATATTCTTTCAGTGGTAGCGACTGTTATAGGTGTAGCAACGACACTTGGGTTTGGAGCTGTGCAGATTAACGGAGGGTTGTCATATCTATATGGCCTTCCTGTTAATTTCACCGTACAGTTTGTGATTGTCGCGATTGTTACAGTCCTGTTTATTCTCTCGGCCCTGTCCGGTCTTGGAAAGGGCATCAAGATTTTGAGCAATGCCAATATGCTTTTGGCAGCTGCTTTATTTCTTTTAACGTTTTTTCTCGGACCATCATTATTTATTCTTAACCTGTTCACCAATACGCTTGGAAGCTACCTTCAATATTTGCCGGGCATGAGCCTCAGGATTGCCCCTCTGAATCCGGAGGTCAGGGAATGGATTAATGGCTGGACGATTTTTTACTGGGCCTGGTGGATTGCCTGGGCGCCGTTCGTTGGCATTTTCATTGCCCGTGTTTCCAAAGGAAGGACCATCCGGGAATTTGTCTTTGGGGTTCTGCTAATCCCGTCGCTAATTGGATTTATTTGGTTTTCTACATTCGGGGGAACCGCCATTATGCAAGAGCACCAGGGCACAGCTAAAATCTCGGAATTGGCTACTGAAGAAGCACTTTTTGGCGTATTCTCCAACCTTCCGATGGGTACAGTCCTGTCGATCATCGCCATTTTGCTCATTTGCACGTTCTTTATTACTTCGGCCGACTCCGGCACCTATGTATTAGGAATGATGACGACAAATGGTTCGCATCATCCCGGCAACAAGATTAAATTGGTGTGGGGAGTATTGCTTGCTGCCATATCATTGGTCCTGCTGTATTCCGGCGGGCTTCAAGCTCTGCAGAATACGATGATTGCAGCAGCTCTTCCTTTTTCCGTTATCATGGCTTTAATGACCTTCAGTCTGATCAAGGCCCTTCAGAAAGAAGCCAAGGAGCTTGGGATTGGGAGGATTCCGAAGAAGAAAGTGTAA
- a CDS encoding AraC family transcriptional regulator → MSWIESLQQAIDYIEEHLLDEDFSIQRAAEAANSSVSHFQRTFAILTDMPVGEYIRGRRLTLAAQNLVCTGLKVIDLAYKYGYDTPEAFTKAFRRQHGITPTEARNISGKLKSYNRLVIQVSLEGAEPMQYAIVEKEAFQVAGIRKEFSLINEENLAGIPKMWDEVNSNGTSDKLFKLNNGDIKGILGVCVDNRSQKSDSMDYWIAASFEGDKPDSFECLQVPASKWAVFEVHGAMPHAMQNTWKKIFSEWFPSSGYEHAAAPELEVYTAGDASSPDYFSEIWIPVK, encoded by the coding sequence ATGTCATGGATTGAATCGCTGCAGCAGGCCATTGATTATATCGAGGAGCATTTGCTGGATGAGGATTTTTCAATTCAGAGAGCAGCGGAGGCGGCGAACTCCTCCGTATCTCATTTTCAGCGCACGTTTGCCATTTTGACAGATATGCCGGTGGGCGAATATATCCGGGGAAGAAGGTTAACGCTGGCCGCACAGAACCTGGTTTGTACAGGTCTGAAAGTGATTGATCTCGCCTATAAATATGGCTATGACACTCCCGAAGCTTTTACTAAGGCTTTCCGCAGGCAGCATGGCATTACCCCGACGGAAGCCAGAAATATTTCCGGAAAGCTGAAATCATATAACCGCCTGGTGATCCAGGTGAGTCTGGAAGGGGCAGAACCAATGCAATATGCAATTGTCGAAAAAGAAGCTTTTCAAGTAGCCGGTATCAGGAAAGAATTCAGTTTAATTAATGAAGAAAATCTGGCCGGCATCCCGAAAATGTGGGATGAAGTAAACAGTAACGGAACCTCCGATAAGCTATTCAAGCTGAATAATGGGGATATCAAAGGAATTCTAGGCGTGTGTGTTGATAACCGCAGCCAGAAGTCTGACAGCATGGATTACTGGATTGCCGCAAGCTTTGAAGGCGACAAACCGGACAGCTTCGAGTGCCTGCAAGTCCCGGCCTCCAAATGGGCGGTGTTCGAAGTACATGGCGCCATGCCGCATGCCATGCAAAACACCTGGAAAAAAATCTTCTCGGAATGGTTTCCATCAAGCGGCTATGAACATGCTGCTGCACCCGAACTGGAAGTCTATACAGCAGGTGATGCGTCCAGTCCCGATTATTTTTCAGAGATCTGGATTCCGGTAAAATAA
- a CDS encoding histidine phosphatase family protein — translation MTKIGLIRHGITAWNKEGRAQGSSDIPLHEEGLAEAKRLAERVSGENWDVIYSSNLLRAKQTAEAIQEKIGSIPLHLDPRLREVGGGMIEGTTEAERLEKWGKNWREMDLGFEPKESIMKRGLGFLQEITEKHPFQNVLIVSHGSFIRHLLKELVPQTDLSTPPKNTSITELLIKESKWNCELYNCTKHLEAEQIES, via the coding sequence ATGACAAAAATCGGATTGATCAGACACGGGATTACAGCCTGGAATAAGGAGGGACGGGCACAGGGAAGCTCGGATATTCCTCTCCATGAAGAAGGATTGGCTGAGGCCAAACGCCTGGCCGAACGGGTTAGCGGTGAAAATTGGGATGTGATTTACTCCAGTAATCTCCTTAGGGCAAAGCAGACGGCAGAAGCGATTCAGGAGAAAATCGGTTCCATTCCTCTTCACCTTGATCCCCGATTAAGGGAAGTCGGCGGCGGGATGATTGAAGGTACCACCGAAGCAGAGCGTCTTGAGAAATGGGGCAAGAATTGGCGTGAAATGGACCTTGGATTCGAGCCGAAAGAAAGTATTATGAAAAGAGGGCTTGGCTTCCTGCAGGAGATTACAGAAAAGCATCCGTTCCAAAACGTTTTAATCGTAAGCCACGGTTCCTTCATTCGCCACCTGTTAAAAGAACTGGTTCCGCAGACAGACCTATCCACTCCGCCGAAAAACACCTCCATCACGGAACTGTTAATAAAAGAAAGCAAGTGGAACTGTGAGCTGTATAACTGCACGAAGCATTTGGAAGCGGAGCAGATAGAATCATGA
- a CDS encoding GNAT family N-acetyltransferase, whose translation MIRQLTEQDHEMCFSLLKQQPAENLFILGDIEAYGYEQDFQKVWGDFGEDGKLKAVLLKYEENFIPYAAGDFDAKGFAEIMLDDPNFGMMSGLKAVTAKIEPYVSHRIKRKRETYYAKCTKLNAEGVEVSAVCQAVPEDAEQLVELLNSIPEFSDSAITVERKRRVLKDGSSRSFFIKEDGKMVSTASTTAENSLSAMVVGVATDSEFKKKGYATQCMVKLCRQLLSENKELCLFYDNPAAGTIYKRIGFEDIGFWMMYTIEKKMS comes from the coding sequence ATGATCAGACAACTAACTGAACAAGATCATGAAATGTGCTTCAGCCTTTTAAAACAGCAGCCGGCTGAGAATTTGTTCATTCTTGGAGATATTGAAGCCTACGGCTATGAACAGGATTTTCAAAAGGTGTGGGGTGACTTTGGGGAAGACGGAAAATTAAAGGCTGTTTTATTAAAATATGAAGAAAATTTCATCCCATATGCAGCAGGAGACTTTGACGCCAAGGGATTTGCGGAGATAATGCTTGATGACCCGAACTTTGGAATGATGTCCGGCCTGAAAGCTGTAACGGCGAAAATTGAACCTTATGTATCACACCGCATAAAAAGAAAGCGGGAAACCTATTATGCAAAATGCACAAAGTTAAATGCAGAAGGTGTTGAAGTATCAGCAGTGTGCCAGGCTGTTCCTGAAGATGCAGAACAGCTTGTTGAGCTTCTGAACAGCATTCCGGAATTCAGTGATTCCGCTATTACCGTTGAACGAAAGCGCAGGGTGCTAAAGGATGGCTCATCTCGTTCCTTTTTTATCAAAGAGGATGGGAAGATGGTCAGCACTGCTTCAACGACAGCTGAAAATTCCCTTTCAGCCATGGTTGTAGGTGTAGCAACAGACAGTGAATTCAAAAAGAAGGGGTATGCCACTCAGTGCATGGTTAAGCTCTGCCGCCAGCTTCTTTCGGAAAATAAAGAGCTGTGCCTGTTTTATGATAACCCGGCAGCAGGCACCATCTATAAACGCATAGGATTTGAAGATATAGGTTTTTGGATGATGTACACGATAGAGAAGAAAATGTCCTGA
- a CDS encoding ATP-binding protein, whose translation MEITKHFFFNLSLLIVILFVVLVLAEKSSKFRFSKVRSFVWLLFMIWICFQFSFQPSPHYFFDLRLIPVIIGGLYAGIGLALAGSVILMRSFYGIEPGFYSNILLYLPLGIILWKLYPWFWMQVPRKRIRFSVIITLILSVLTVMVMEISAPPQNRFDAWFAYLMIPPLGVFMITYVFEFAKRNLDMRENLVRAEKLEAVEQMGAAISHEIRNPLTAAIGFVQLLQEQRLPPRKRVEYLSIVKAELESAEQVIQNYLTFSKPSLDKIEEINVKKELMQVMNILKPTANQNSVEINAHFSLLGSIKGDRQKFHQCFLNVIKNSIEAMPRGGQLYIETHYSSSQITIEIKDTGVGMTPEQLQRLGEPYYSTKGTKGTGLGMMVVFSIIRAMDGNVRVKSEVDKGTVFSFTFPNYKSEIHKD comes from the coding sequence GTGGAAATTACAAAGCATTTTTTCTTTAATCTATCGCTCTTGATCGTTATCTTGTTTGTTGTGCTTGTATTGGCGGAAAAAAGCTCTAAATTCCGGTTTTCCAAAGTCCGCTCTTTTGTATGGCTTTTGTTTATGATCTGGATATGCTTTCAGTTTTCCTTTCAGCCAAGCCCCCATTATTTTTTTGATTTACGTTTGATACCTGTCATCATCGGCGGTTTATATGCGGGGATCGGCCTCGCTTTGGCCGGGTCTGTGATTTTGATGAGAAGTTTTTATGGAATAGAGCCTGGGTTTTATTCTAATATTCTTTTATATTTGCCCCTGGGGATTATTCTTTGGAAGCTCTATCCCTGGTTTTGGATGCAGGTGCCCCGAAAAAGGATTCGCTTTTCGGTTATCATTACCCTGATTTTAAGTGTACTGACGGTCATGGTAATGGAAATAAGCGCCCCGCCACAAAACCGGTTCGATGCCTGGTTTGCCTATTTGATGATTCCGCCATTGGGTGTCTTTATGATTACATACGTATTTGAGTTCGCTAAAAGAAATTTGGATATGCGTGAGAATCTCGTCCGGGCTGAAAAGCTTGAAGCTGTCGAGCAAATGGGTGCAGCCATCTCCCATGAAATCCGCAATCCCCTGACAGCCGCCATCGGATTTGTACAGCTTTTGCAGGAGCAGCGGCTGCCCCCGCGAAAAAGGGTGGAGTATCTGAGTATTGTGAAGGCTGAGCTGGAATCAGCAGAGCAGGTCATCCAGAACTATTTAACCTTTTCCAAGCCATCCTTAGATAAGATTGAGGAAATCAATGTAAAAAAAGAGCTCATGCAGGTAATGAATATATTAAAGCCGACTGCCAACCAGAATTCCGTCGAAATCAATGCCCACTTTTCCCTCCTCGGATCTATTAAGGGGGATCGGCAAAAATTCCACCAATGTTTCTTGAATGTAATTAAAAATTCAATCGAAGCTATGCCGCGCGGAGGGCAATTATACATAGAAACACACTACAGCAGCAGCCAGATCACCATCGAAATTAAGGACACCGGCGTCGGCATGACTCCCGAACAGCTTCAGCGCCTGGGAGAACCCTATTATTCTACTAAAGGCACCAAAGGGACCGGCCTTGGAATGATGGTCGTATTCAGTATTATAAGGGCCATGGATGGCAATGTCAGGGTCAAAAGCGAAGTCGATAAGGGAACTGTTTTCAGCTTTACTTTTCCGAATTATAAGTCGGAAATACATAAGGATTAA
- a CDS encoding DinB family protein, producing the protein MLTLFRYNWQVRDEWFEWCRQLSAEELKASRTGGVGGILETLFHIADVEYSWICVIQGKEVKDPLFSDYAELDKVMALSEEYRRGLVHFFQEEWPVPYNEFVTPPWMEKQYKKGDILNHVIAHEIHHIGQLSVWARDLNLAPVSANLIGRRLIEYDQTTN; encoded by the coding sequence TTGCTGACATTATTCCGCTATAACTGGCAAGTGCGTGATGAGTGGTTTGAATGGTGCCGTCAGCTTTCAGCCGAAGAGCTGAAAGCCAGCCGGACTGGAGGAGTTGGAGGCATACTGGAAACCCTTTTTCATATCGCAGATGTAGAATACAGCTGGATTTGTGTGATACAGGGCAAGGAAGTGAAAGATCCCCTGTTTTCCGACTATGCTGAATTGGATAAAGTAATGGCACTTTCTGAGGAATACCGAAGGGGATTAGTACACTTTTTTCAGGAGGAATGGCCAGTTCCATACAATGAGTTTGTTACACCTCCATGGATGGAAAAGCAATATAAAAAGGGTGACATCTTAAACCATGTGATTGCCCATGAAATTCATCATATTGGACAGCTGTCAGTCTGGGCAAGGGACCTGAATCTCGCGCCTGTATCAGCCAATTTGATTGGAAGGAGATTAATTGAATATGATCAGACAACTAACTGA